The Trichoplusia ni isolate ovarian cell line Hi5 chromosome 10, tn1, whole genome shotgun sequence genome window below encodes:
- the LOC113498248 gene encoding uncharacterized protein LOC113498248 — MYDVPGDYLLTYDSKFTELHTDSSDFEDSCPAPITPKLGNHSLIRRKVKSKRKTSTASFNGQCTVTNANSREMWESQTIISQDGKQIDLEFHRKYQNRKSKVLDSGDQIETIRSKRSLMRHKVLPCLSSIFGRPSTNVKQMSIIKENQVENANTDSGCQASSVNCEHKIRKFNRRQQCYAVQPVYAVEGSAHARSPSFQHTKIIREPLVTHKTVENEYTNVSYSLTSSSDGTGSRNFLARKKEKNKKSMTNESSKIEKEYLWYDEGPTLKHTEQQCPSKLNRTTTPYHIYSNPYQNQNQNQYQQMTTTGCSPMASSNISGSELPSTCSGFWEYLFNKINARYQNDANATFKPCKCNTIVEKSPRCDPVQCEKFSQPEQQNLQQDVQQYNYRDSAPGLGVDECACAPKKGKSKDKVECKCYDGSKMPPPLPPPPPPPQAMPQSQPFQYGHGPATSGDASPRPCQIPHDEITKTLKQKYNGEILCIHNPPCVLINGCLNLPPAKEKLTTDMWPVLQECNGYHMYPRSSARDTDDIHYGPDSFELRQCQITDESCQYFPPPREASVKNADEGCQYQVPEEDSKEMMISEDGCQYRQSQYEILAKNYTFNEGCQYCTPRDTVTRKSLQLKREKIIQSICNHNPPCEVVRTCMKPKYDPQLQNSCVHVPMCEKVPLCLMDLKNQNQPVGPCQHKPKCAEVPICTRNFIVLTAKEEAATQVRPKGKMVCRHEPPCIMIPKCLARVCDSYMPYDAIPDCVHQPMCEMIPACCRKSAKEMSSMSVGDNVPIGKQPKVPVYYQNKILRMMTLKRKK; from the exons ATGTATGACGTGCCTGGAGACTACTTACTGACATACGATTCTAAGTTTACGGAACTTCATACAGATAGCTCAGACTTCGAAGATTCGTGTCCAGCACCTATCACACCCAAGCTCGGTAACCACAGCCTCATAAGACgaaaagtaaaatctaaaagaaaaacCAGCACAGCCTCGTTCAACGGCCAGTGCACAGTCACTAATGCTAACTCCAGAGAAATGTGGGAGTCACAAACTATCATAAGCCAGGATGGTAAACAGATCGATCTAGAATTCCATCGGAAATATCAAAATAGAAAGTCAAAAGTATTAGACAGCGGAGATCAAATAGAAACAATCAGATCCAAACGCTCGCTGATGCGACACAAAGTACTGCCGTGCCTATCAAGCATATTTGGACGACCGAGTACTAATGTTAAACAAATGTCAATTATAAAGGAAAACCAAGTCGAAAACGCAAACACAGATAGCGGTTGTCAAGCGAGCTCCGTCAATTGCGAACACAAAATAAGGAAATTTAATAGAAGACAGCAGTGCTATGCCGTCCAACCTGTTTATGCCGTTGAAGGAAGCGCTCATGCCAGGTCGCCTTCATTTCAACACACAAAAATTATCCGAGAACCGTTGGTGACCCACAAAACGGTTGAAAACGAGTATACTAACGTAAGCTATAGTTTAACGTCGTCCTCAGATGGCACTGGCTCCCGGAATTTCCTGGCGCGGAAGAAGGAAAAGAATAAGAAAAGTATGACTAATGAGTCGTCTAAAATTGAGAAGGAATACTTGTGGTATGACGAGGGCCCGACCTTGAAACACACAGAACAGCAATGCCCATCGAAACTGAATCGGACAACCACACCGTACCACATCTACTCGAACCCCTATCAAAACCAAAACCAAAACCAATATCAGCAGATGACTACCACGGGATGTTCACCTATGGCATCTAGTAACATAAGTGGCAGTGAGTTGCCCTCTACGTGTTCTGGTTTCTGGGAGTACTTATTCAACAAAATCAATGCGAGATATCAAAATGATGCTAATGCAACGTTCAAGCCTTGCAAGTGTAATACCATTGTTGAAAAAAGTCCCCGCTGCGATCCCGTTCAATGTGAAAAATTTTCTCAACCCGAACAACAAAACTTACAACAAGACGTACAACAGTACAACTATCGGGACTCTGCTCCGGGGCTAGGGGTTGATGAATGCGCATGTGCTCCTAAAAAAGGAAAGTCGAAAGACAAAGTTGAATGTAAATGTTACGACGGTTCCAAAATGCCTCCTCCTCTGCCCCCTCCCCCGCCTCCACCACAGGCAATGCCTCAGTCACAACCCTTCCAATACGGCCACGGACCGGCAACATCAGGCGACGCCTCGCCAAGACCCTGCCAAATACCTCACGATGAGATAACGAAGACCTTAAAACAAAAGTACAACGGCGAAATACTTTGCATACATAATCCACCTTGCGTGCTGATAAACGGATGCCTGAACTTACCGCcggctaaagaaaaacttacTACAGACATGTGGCCAGTGCTGCAGGAGTGTAACGGTTACCATATGTACCCGAGATCATCGGCGAGAGATACAGACGACATTCATTATGGTCCTGATTCTTTTGAACTCCGGCAATGTCAGATTACTGATGAAAGCTGTCAGTATTTCCCACCACCCAGAGAGGCATCAGTTAAGAACGCGGATGAAGGCTGCCAGTATCAAGTACCGGAGGAAGATTCGAAAGAGATGATGATAAGTGAAGATGGGTGCCAGTACCGTCAATCTCAATATGAAATTCTAGCTAAAAACTATACTTTTAATGAAGGCTGCCAGTATTGCACACCTAGAGATACTGTTACGAGGAAATCCTTACAACTAAAACGAGAGAAGATCATACAAAGCATCTGTAACCACAACCCTCCTTGTGAAGTAGTAAGAACCTGTATGAAACCAAAATATGACCCACAGCTGCAGAACTCTTGTGTGCATGTGCCGATGTGTGAAAAAGTACCCTTGTGCCTGATGGATCTGAAGAATCAAAACCAGCCTGTTGGACCCTGCCAACATAAGCCCAAGTGTGCTGAAGTGCCGATATGTACGAGGAACTTTATAGTACTGACGGCGAAGGAAGAGGCGGCTACGCAGGTGCGGCCGAAAGGCAAGATGGTGTGCAGACACGAGCCGCCCTGCATCATGATCCCCAAGTGCCTGGCGCGCGTGTGCGACAGCTACATGCCCTACGACGCCATACCCGACTGTGTGCACCAGCCCATGTGCGAGATGATCCCGGCGTGCTGCAGGAAGTCAGCCAAAGAAATG AGTTCGATGTCGGTGGGTGACAATGTGCCCATCGGGAAACAGCCGAAAGTCCCAGTTTATTACCAGAACAAAATATTGAGAATGATGACTTTAAAACGTAAGAAGTGA